In Maniola jurtina chromosome 2, ilManJurt1.1, whole genome shotgun sequence, the following proteins share a genomic window:
- the LOC123875467 gene encoding uncharacterized protein LOC123875467 — MCDRGQSTSSVKKHRSCYDSFSSEKSSSQDVCRSDANIYYNDTSMTPTDSFTRSKDTSAEASHEYYKKYEHDEIPVKDDISFNDHSFSEDNDLRSVNNKDSITNSDLDKLEMKIMSKISRELQTDEDDVNSLESNIKLFKTTVQQIFDNFYDNMKDFERYKKKFHEILEKNKGDSFSEMEDFIRDMIQNIQSSKSLISNKKIIKSPPVENKSSEECQINVNDTDVKVSKSANSTVETFLNDNYCADSTLDEGSSKFNTEFKSEETYNIFVMSGNPYVQIKMINRDMLSEINIRDKNIGSIENQLASAENIKKLAAKKLQIENYAKLQQKSPCKDRDIPVKIASAKKNIHLDEDFVCVEKEESKFFIFKICSYICKKLRKTTIS; from the exons ATGT GCGACCGTGGCCAGTCTACAAGCAGTGTAAAGAAGCATCGCAGCTGTTACGATAGTTTTTCTTCGGAAAAGTCCAGTTCACAGGACGTATGTCGATCTGACGCCAATATTTACTACAATGACACTTCGATGACCCCAACCGACAGTTTCACCAGATCCAAAGACACAAGCGCTGAGGCCAGTCATGAGTATTATAAAAAGTATGAGCACGACGAAATTCCAGTTAAAGACGACATCAGTTTCAATGACCATTCATTCAGCGAGGACAACGATTTGAGATcagtaaataataaagattCAATTACTAACTCGGATCTCGATAAacttgaaatgaaaataatgagCAAGATTTCTCGAGAACTGCAAACTGACGAAGACGACGTTAACAGCCTCGAGTCAAacataaaattgtttaaaacgacAGTCCAACAGATCTTCGACAATTTTTATGACAACATGAAAGACTTTGAGcggtataaaaaaaagtttcacgAGATCTTGGAAAAGAATAAAGGGGATTCGTTCTCCGAAATGGAAGACTTCATTAGAGATATGATTCAGAATATACAATCATCAAAGTCTttaatttctaataaaaaaattatcaaatcaCCACCAGTTGAAAACAAATCAAGCGAAGAATGTCAAATAAATGTAAACGATACGGACGTAAAAGTATCTAAAAGCGCAAATTCCACCGTGGAAACATTTTTGAACGACAATTATTGCGCTGATTCAACTTTAGATGAGGGTAGTTCAAAATTTAACACAGAATTCAAAAGCGAAGAgacctataatatttttgtaatgagTGGCAATCCTTATGTTCAGATTAAAATGATTAACCGTGATATGTTATCTGAAATCAATATCAGAGATAAGAATATTGGTAGCATAGAGAACCAACTAGCATCAGCAGAAAATATAAAGAAACTAGCAGCAAAGAAGCTGCAAATAGAGAACTATGCAAAGCTGCAACAAAAGTCTCCGTGTAAAGATAGAGATATACCCGTCAAAATTGCCAGCGCaaagaaaaatatacacttGGACGAAGATTTCGTATGCGTGGAAAAAGAAGAGAGCAAATtctttatctttaaaatatgCAGCTACATTTGTAAGAAACTTCGCAAGACAACGATCAGTTGA